A genomic stretch from Streptomyces sp. QL37 includes:
- the hemB gene encoding porphobilinogen synthase, producing MTDYGNFPGSRPRRLRTTPVMRRMVAETRLDPANLILPAFVREGIDAPVAISAMPGVQQHTLDTLRKAAVDAVTAGVSGIMLFGVPLDEKKDGRGTAGTDPDGILQVALRAVREEVGDDLIVMSDLCLDEFTDHGHCGVLTGDGRVDNDATLERYAEMAQVQADAGAHVVGPSGMMDGQVGVIRDALDQTGYEDVSILAYTVKYSSAFYGPFREAVGSSLQGDRKTYQQDPANIRESLRELALDLEEGADMVMVKPAGPYLDVLAKVADAVDVPVAAYQISGEYSMIEAAAEKGWIDRDAAILESLTGIRRAGARMILTYWATEVAQKLGR from the coding sequence ATGACCGATTACGGAAACTTCCCCGGCTCGCGGCCCCGCCGGCTGCGGACGACCCCCGTCATGCGGCGCATGGTCGCCGAGACCCGGCTCGACCCGGCGAATCTGATCCTGCCCGCGTTCGTACGCGAGGGCATCGACGCCCCGGTCGCCATCTCGGCCATGCCGGGCGTGCAGCAGCACACCCTGGACACGCTGCGGAAGGCCGCCGTCGACGCGGTCACGGCCGGCGTCTCGGGGATCATGCTCTTCGGCGTCCCGCTGGACGAGAAGAAGGACGGGCGGGGCACGGCGGGGACCGACCCGGACGGCATCCTCCAGGTCGCGCTGCGCGCGGTCCGGGAAGAGGTGGGCGACGACCTGATCGTCATGTCCGACCTGTGCCTGGACGAGTTCACGGACCACGGCCACTGCGGCGTGCTGACCGGGGACGGCCGCGTCGACAACGACGCCACGCTGGAGCGGTACGCGGAGATGGCACAGGTCCAGGCCGACGCGGGGGCCCATGTGGTGGGTCCCAGCGGCATGATGGACGGCCAGGTCGGCGTGATCCGGGACGCGCTGGACCAGACCGGGTACGAGGACGTGTCGATCCTCGCCTACACCGTGAAGTACTCCTCCGCCTTCTACGGGCCGTTCCGTGAGGCGGTGGGCTCCTCGCTCCAGGGCGACCGCAAGACCTACCAGCAGGACCCGGCGAACATCCGCGAGTCGCTGCGCGAGCTGGCGCTGGACCTGGAGGAGGGCGCCGACATGGTCATGGTCAAGCCGGCCGGTCCCTACCTGGACGTCCTCGCCAAGGTCGCCGACGCGGTGGACGTACCGGTGGCGGCGTACCAGATCAGCGGCGAGTACTCCATGATCGAGGCCGCTGCCGAGAAGGGCTGGATCGACCGGGACGCGGCGATCCTGGAGAGCCTGACGGGTATCCGGCGCGCGGGTGCGCGGATGATCCTGACGTACTGGGCGACGGAGGTCGCGCAGAAGCTGGGGCGCTGA
- a CDS encoding bifunctional uroporphyrinogen-III C-methyltransferase/uroporphyrinogen-III synthase: protein MSPTGPVVSDFPVLSSGHVTFLGAGPGDPGLLTLRAVEALASADVLVAEPDVLDVVRCHARAGVSTPEMTVVDTASTPAGVPVLRDAANLVMEAAKGGRRVVRAVTGDPGLDGNTGAEMLACAAAGVPFEVVPGIANAVGVPAYAGVPLRDAQGADVRFVDARTASDRCWSEVGASDATAVVSASLDSVAAAAGELVSAGRKPDTPLTVTIAGTTTRQRTWTATLGTIAQVLKQAKVLPSPDGHLPVIAVVGERSSAAQRDQLAWFESKPLFGWKVLVPRTKEQAASLSDQLRSYGAVPHEVPTIAVEPPRTPQQMERAVKGLVTGRYEWIAFTSVNAVKAVREKFEEYGLDARAFAGIKVAAVGEQTAAALIDFGVKPDLVPSGEQSAAGLLEDWPPYDPVFDPIDRVFLPRADIATETLVAGLIELGWEVDDVTAYRTVRASPPPADTREAIKGGGFDAVLFTSSSTVRNLVGIAGKPHNVTVIACIGPATAKTAEEHGLRVDVLSPEPSVHKLAQALADFGAQRRDAAKEAGDPVTRPSERRPGARRRRTTT from the coding sequence TTGAGCCCCACCGGCCCTGTCGTATCCGACTTCCCTGTCCTGTCCTCAGGGCATGTCACCTTCCTCGGCGCCGGTCCCGGCGACCCGGGACTGCTGACTCTGCGCGCTGTCGAGGCGCTCGCGAGCGCGGACGTCCTTGTAGCCGAACCGGACGTTCTCGACGTCGTTCGCTGCCACGCACGGGCAGGGGTAAGCACGCCTGAGATGACGGTTGTTGACACGGCGTCAACACCCGCCGGAGTACCCGTCCTCAGGGATGCCGCCAATCTTGTCATGGAGGCAGCGAAGGGCGGCAGGCGGGTGGTGCGCGCCGTCACGGGCGACCCCGGCCTGGACGGCAACACGGGTGCCGAGATGCTCGCCTGCGCCGCCGCAGGTGTGCCTTTCGAGGTCGTGCCCGGCATCGCGAACGCGGTCGGTGTGCCCGCGTACGCCGGTGTTCCGCTGCGCGACGCGCAGGGCGCCGATGTCCGCTTCGTGGACGCCCGTACCGCGTCGGACCGCTGCTGGTCCGAGGTCGGGGCGAGCGACGCGACGGCCGTCGTGTCCGCGTCGCTCGACTCGGTGGCCGCGGCCGCCGGTGAGCTGGTCTCGGCGGGCCGCAAGCCCGACACCCCGCTCACGGTCACGATCGCGGGGACGACGACCCGCCAGCGGACCTGGACGGCGACCCTCGGGACGATCGCCCAGGTCCTGAAGCAGGCCAAGGTCCTCCCGTCGCCGGACGGGCACCTGCCGGTCATAGCCGTGGTCGGGGAGCGCAGCTCCGCCGCCCAGCGCGACCAGCTCGCGTGGTTCGAGTCCAAGCCGCTGTTCGGCTGGAAGGTGCTCGTGCCGCGCACGAAGGAGCAGGCGGCGTCGCTCTCCGACCAGCTGCGTTCGTACGGCGCCGTGCCGCACGAGGTCCCGACGATCGCCGTCGAGCCGCCGCGTACGCCCCAGCAGATGGAGCGCGCGGTCAAGGGTCTGGTCACGGGCCGCTACGAGTGGATCGCGTTCACCTCGGTCAACGCGGTGAAGGCCGTACGGGAGAAGTTCGAGGAGTACGGGCTCGACGCGCGTGCCTTCGCCGGGATCAAGGTCGCGGCGGTCGGCGAGCAGACCGCCGCAGCGCTGATCGACTTCGGTGTGAAGCCGGATCTCGTGCCGTCGGGTGAGCAGTCGGCCGCGGGTCTGCTGGAGGACTGGCCGCCGTACGACCCGGTCTTCGACCCGATCGACCGGGTGTTCCTGCCGCGTGCCGACATCGCCACGGAGACGCTGGTGGCCGGGCTCATCGAGCTGGGCTGGGAGGTCGACGACGTCACCGCGTACCGCACGGTCCGCGCCTCGCCGCCGCCGGCCGACACCCGGGAGGCGATCAAGGGCGGTGGCTTCGACGCGGTGCTCTTCACCTCGTCCTCGACCGTCCGCAACCTGGTCGGTATCGCGGGCAAGCCGCACAACGTCACGGTGATCGCGTGCATCGGTCCGGCCACGGCGAAGACGGCCGAGGAGCACGGCCTGCGGGTCGACGTGCTGTCCCCGGAGCCGTCGGTCCACAAGCTGGCCCAGGCGCTGGCGGACTTCGGCGCGCAGCGCCGGGACGCGGCGAAGGAGGCCGGTGACCCGGTGACCCGGCCGAGCGAACGGCGCCCGGGCGCGCGCCGTCGCCGGACGACGACCTGA